From a single Pyxidicoccus xibeiensis genomic region:
- a CDS encoding amidase translates to MTMDPHGAWAYRPDAPLRGAAEGPLAGLTFSAKDLYGVPGWPLRGSSRAVLPEVGASPLVARLLGLGATLLGKTHLHEVALGITGANAFGGTRNPLDTTRVAGGSSGGAAVSVATGEVDFALGTDTGGSIRVPAAWCGVVGFKPTKGSAAWPTEGVLPLSSTCDHTGPLARDVRGVVRVHSALTSEAVAPREWAGVRVGVWDVSAWVTPGVWAVVEAEAARLAALGARVSRVSFPDVMDAYTPIVLSEAAAVHALALKSEAPGFIAATETNLRAGAALSEADVAAARARREAYRTRLGALFNEVDILLGPAVPDVAPRFDQEEVDVAEGALPVRRAVLRITAPWSLLGAPTLCLPRPLGALSVGVQLVAPWGQDVALLGWGLGVGSRTPSGPG, encoded by the coding sequence ATGACGATGGATCCTCACGGGGCGTGGGCGTACCGCCCGGATGCTCCCCTTCGTGGCGCGGCGGAAGGGCCGCTCGCGGGCCTGACGTTCAGCGCGAAGGACCTGTACGGGGTGCCGGGCTGGCCGCTCCGGGGCAGCTCACGGGCCGTCCTGCCCGAAGTGGGTGCCAGTCCGCTGGTGGCCCGCCTCCTGGGGCTCGGGGCGACGCTCCTCGGCAAGACGCACCTGCACGAGGTGGCGCTCGGCATCACCGGTGCGAATGCCTTCGGCGGAACGCGCAACCCGCTGGACACGACGCGGGTGGCGGGTGGCTCCAGCGGCGGTGCGGCCGTGAGCGTCGCGACGGGCGAGGTGGACTTCGCGCTCGGCACGGATACGGGGGGCAGCATCCGCGTGCCAGCGGCGTGGTGCGGTGTGGTGGGCTTCAAGCCCACGAAGGGCAGCGCCGCGTGGCCCACCGAGGGCGTCCTGCCGCTCAGCTCCACCTGCGACCACACGGGCCCGCTCGCGCGGGACGTGCGCGGAGTGGTTCGCGTGCACAGCGCCTTGACGAGCGAGGCCGTGGCTCCGCGGGAGTGGGCCGGCGTGCGCGTGGGCGTGTGGGACGTCTCCGCCTGGGTCACCCCGGGCGTCTGGGCCGTGGTGGAGGCGGAGGCAGCGAGGCTTGCGGCGCTCGGCGCGCGAGTCTCACGGGTGTCCTTCCCCGACGTCATGGATGCGTACACCCCCATCGTGTTGAGTGAGGCGGCGGCGGTGCATGCGCTGGCCTTGAAGAGCGAAGCGCCAGGCTTCATCGCCGCCACGGAGACGAACCTGCGCGCGGGCGCGGCGCTGAGTGAAGCGGACGTGGCCGCCGCGCGCGCCCGGCGGGAGGCGTACCGCACGCGCCTGGGGGCGCTGTTCAACGAGGTGGACATCCTGCTCGGCCCCGCGGTGCCGGACGTGGCGCCACGGTTCGACCAGGAAGAAGTCGACGTCGCGGAAGGAGCGCTGCCGGTGCGGCGCGCGGTGCTGCGCATCACCGCGCCGTGGAGTCTGCTGGGCGCGCCGACGCTGTGCCTTCCGCGTCCGCTCGGTGCGCTGTCGGTGGGCGTTCAGCTGGTTGCGCCATGGGGGCAGGACGTGGCCCTGCTGGGATGGGGACTCGGCGTGGGGAGCCGTACACCTTCCGGCCCCGGCTGA
- a CDS encoding biotin transporter BioY, producing MSAGTGSPPRRVLADVFARTRIHDGALVLGAALSTALLAQVAITVPGSPVPITGQTLAVVFTAAALGPVRGVAGQLAYLLLGVVGLPFFSKGASGLAPVLGPTGGYLVGFLPAAFLVGLAARHGFDRLPWKAVPLFFAGQLVILAIGVPWLCVAASLDFSTALQKGFLPFLPGGALKAAIAGLGMPLAWRLVRTREP from the coding sequence TTGAGCGCAGGCACGGGTTCCCCTCCGCGTCGCGTCCTGGCCGACGTCTTCGCACGCACGCGCATCCATGATGGAGCGCTCGTGCTCGGCGCCGCGCTGTCCACCGCGTTGCTTGCGCAGGTCGCCATCACGGTGCCGGGCTCCCCGGTGCCCATCACGGGCCAGACGCTCGCCGTCGTCTTCACGGCCGCCGCGCTCGGACCCGTGCGCGGCGTGGCCGGGCAGCTCGCCTACCTCCTGCTCGGCGTGGTGGGACTGCCGTTCTTCTCCAAGGGGGCCAGCGGCCTGGCGCCGGTGCTCGGGCCGACGGGCGGCTACCTGGTGGGCTTCCTCCCCGCGGCCTTCCTCGTGGGGCTCGCGGCGCGGCACGGCTTCGACCGGCTGCCGTGGAAGGCGGTACCGCTCTTCTTCGCGGGCCAGCTCGTCATCCTGGCCATCGGCGTGCCCTGGCTCTGCGTAGCGGCCTCACTCGACTTCTCCACGGCCCTCCAGAAGGGCTTCCTGCCCTTCCTCCCCGGTGGGGCCCTCAAGGCAGCCATCGCAGGCCTGGGGATGCCCCTCGCCTGGAGGCTCGTGAGGACTCGCGAGCCATGA
- a CDS encoding coiled-coil domain-containing protein, whose translation MSASDALVRSVALARTQSDSDGAVADAERRLLALLDEISALDLEVETLASELAAFSARYERELSAAFARLERHERVVRRLQALQDELVRLDAELRTPKPPVRKSRKPTRSHRLLRDAAEDETEGERPWTPGATLDDEVPEPLPPPPDLASEAQSLKRLYRKLARLLHPDLARTEEERHRLHQLMIQVNLAFEKGDRTALELFLVRVDRGEMLDAAVSVDERLSHLEKRITALAPVRRSLLADLGRLRESSTFRLHAEWTGLQELGRDYFQETLTELAEDAERTMRDALARMGRLDRAARELTALKQSLTEAKPEGALRTFDPILESPLVRKGAERLERQRASSQARTLAQTLEEAVEQAPWEATLVLMAFFAERAGRPPDALSSQEGWAARYAAVAAAWPEAPSFEELLTRLPPPLELGLRFQGGKVRFGLQLKSVELLAGVPIALERRTVAILAQRVLAHLGPREQCKGCGAGVFLVHLLRTRGLDELNGLMCPACGHVAKSYFLFNWSEGQEALLPFALKVGLVDEVVVKLAGKGIAFQLLPVSREALTVGALKQLFSDLYLKPYGIAAEHADLVVKQGTRVLKDEARVEAPVLTLGIRKADRDSLASELAEGERELVALLRSRIERRFRPG comes from the coding sequence ATGAGCGCTTCCGACGCGCTGGTGCGTTCCGTCGCACTCGCGCGCACCCAAAGTGATTCCGATGGGGCCGTCGCTGATGCCGAGCGGCGGCTGCTCGCATTGCTCGACGAGATCTCCGCCCTCGACCTGGAGGTGGAGACCCTTGCCTCGGAGCTGGCCGCGTTCTCCGCGCGCTACGAGCGTGAGCTGTCGGCCGCCTTTGCCCGACTCGAGCGGCATGAGCGCGTGGTTCGACGACTCCAGGCCCTGCAGGACGAGCTGGTGCGGCTCGACGCCGAGCTGCGCACGCCGAAGCCGCCTGTGCGCAAGTCGCGCAAGCCCACACGGTCGCATCGGCTCTTGAGGGACGCGGCGGAGGACGAGACGGAAGGCGAGCGCCCCTGGACGCCCGGCGCCACGCTCGACGACGAGGTGCCCGAGCCGCTCCCGCCCCCTCCGGACCTCGCTTCCGAGGCGCAGAGCCTCAAGCGGCTCTATCGCAAGCTCGCGCGACTGCTCCACCCGGACCTCGCCCGAACGGAGGAGGAGCGGCATCGGCTCCACCAGCTGATGATCCAGGTCAACCTCGCCTTCGAGAAGGGTGACCGGACCGCGCTGGAGCTCTTCCTCGTTCGCGTGGACCGGGGCGAGATGCTCGACGCGGCGGTGTCCGTGGACGAGCGGCTCTCGCACCTGGAGAAGCGCATCACCGCCCTGGCACCCGTGCGCCGCTCGCTGCTCGCGGACCTTGGCCGCCTGCGCGAGTCGTCCACCTTTCGTCTCCATGCCGAATGGACGGGGCTCCAGGAGCTGGGCCGCGACTACTTCCAGGAGACCCTCACCGAGCTCGCCGAGGACGCCGAGCGCACGATGCGCGACGCCCTGGCGCGCATGGGCCGGCTCGACCGGGCGGCCCGGGAGCTGACCGCGTTGAAGCAATCGCTCACCGAAGCGAAGCCCGAAGGGGCGCTGCGCACCTTCGACCCCATTCTCGAGAGCCCTCTCGTGCGCAAGGGCGCGGAGCGTCTCGAGCGCCAGCGGGCCTCGTCCCAGGCCCGCACGCTCGCGCAGACGCTGGAGGAGGCGGTGGAGCAGGCGCCGTGGGAGGCCACGCTGGTGTTGATGGCCTTCTTCGCCGAGCGCGCGGGGCGTCCCCCCGACGCGCTCTCCAGCCAGGAGGGCTGGGCCGCGCGCTACGCCGCCGTGGCCGCGGCGTGGCCGGAGGCCCCCTCCTTCGAGGAGCTGCTCACCCGGCTGCCGCCTCCGCTCGAGCTCGGGCTCCGCTTCCAGGGCGGGAAGGTGCGCTTCGGGCTCCAGCTCAAGTCGGTCGAGCTGCTCGCCGGTGTGCCCATCGCGCTCGAGCGCCGCACCGTGGCGATACTGGCGCAGCGCGTGCTCGCGCACCTCGGCCCGCGTGAGCAGTGCAAGGGCTGTGGCGCGGGCGTCTTCCTCGTCCACCTGCTGCGCACCCGGGGCCTGGATGAGCTCAACGGGCTGATGTGCCCGGCCTGCGGCCACGTCGCCAAGAGCTACTTCCTCTTCAACTGGTCCGAGGGCCAGGAGGCGCTCCTGCCCTTCGCCCTGAAGGTCGGCCTCGTCGACGAGGTGGTGGTGAAGCTCGCGGGCAAGGGCATTGCCTTCCAGCTCCTGCCCGTGTCGCGCGAGGCGCTGACGGTCGGCGCGCTCAAGCAGCTCTTCTCGGACCTGTACCTCAAGCCGTACGGCATCGCGGCGGAGCACGCGGACCTGGTGGTGAAGCAGGGGACACGCGTGCTGAAGGACGAGGCCCGGGTCGAGGCCCCCGTGCTGACGCTCGGCATCCGCAAGGCGGACCGGGACTCGCTCGCGTCCGAGCTGGCCGAGGGCGAGCGGGAGCTGGTGGCGCTGCTGCGCTCGCGAATCGAGCGCCGCTTCCGTCCGGGCTAG
- a CDS encoding VOC family protein — protein sequence MTDPKSKNDTGRFVWYELLSTDPQGALGFYPEVVGWTPQAAEGGGDYRMWVASQGPLGGVAALPEPAKKLGVPSYWQANVQVANVEETMAEVKRLGGQVLVNQDVPAVGRFAVIADPQGAVIAVFTPATDMPSHDVTKQGEFSWHELYTTDQEAAFTFYERIAGWERLGEFDLGPMGKYLLWGRNGKQLGGMMTLPKGMKTPDGRDVPPSWMFYITVEDLDAALARATAKGARVLNGPMEVPGGQRIVQLMDPQGAAFALTTPPTSR from the coding sequence ATGACCGACCCGAAGAGCAAGAACGACACCGGCCGTTTCGTCTGGTACGAGCTCCTCTCGACCGATCCACAAGGCGCGCTCGGCTTCTATCCCGAGGTCGTGGGCTGGACGCCCCAGGCGGCAGAAGGCGGCGGTGACTACCGGATGTGGGTCGCCAGCCAGGGCCCTCTCGGCGGCGTGGCCGCGTTGCCCGAGCCGGCGAAGAAGCTGGGCGTGCCGTCCTACTGGCAGGCGAACGTGCAGGTCGCGAACGTCGAGGAGACGATGGCGGAGGTGAAGCGCCTGGGCGGCCAGGTCCTGGTGAACCAGGACGTTCCCGCCGTGGGGCGCTTCGCGGTGATTGCGGATCCGCAGGGGGCGGTCATCGCGGTCTTCACGCCCGCCACGGACATGCCGTCGCACGACGTCACGAAGCAGGGCGAGTTCTCGTGGCACGAGCTGTACACGACCGACCAGGAGGCTGCGTTCACCTTCTATGAGCGCATCGCCGGCTGGGAGCGCCTCGGGGAGTTCGACCTGGGCCCGATGGGCAAGTACCTGCTGTGGGGCCGCAACGGCAAGCAGCTCGGCGGCATGATGACCCTGCCGAAGGGGATGAAGACACCCGATGGCCGCGACGTGCCGCCGTCGTGGATGTTCTACATCACGGTCGAGGACCTGGACGCCGCGCTCGCCCGCGCGACGGCGAAGGGGGCGCGCGTGCTCAACGGTCCGATGGAAGTCCCCGGAGGCCAGCGCATCGTGCAGCTCATGGATCCGCAGGGCGCCGCGTTCGCGCTCACCACTCCGCCAACGTCGCGGTGA
- a CDS encoding DUF4256 domain-containing protein: MASANSNKKKLSAAQRDELLGVLKARFEKNMSRHKGLEWAKVQARLEANPEKLWSLNEMERTGGEPDVVGHDKKTGEYSFYDCSEESPKGRRSVCFDREGLESRKENRPENSAMDMAAAMGIELLSEEQYRELQKLGEFDAKTSSWVKTPADIRKLGGALFCDFRYGNVFVYHNGAQSYYGARAFRGSLRV; the protein is encoded by the coding sequence ATGGCCAGTGCCAACAGCAACAAGAAGAAGTTGTCGGCAGCGCAACGTGACGAGCTGCTCGGGGTGTTGAAGGCCCGGTTCGAGAAGAACATGAGCCGCCACAAAGGTCTCGAGTGGGCCAAGGTACAAGCAAGGCTCGAGGCCAATCCCGAGAAGCTGTGGTCGCTCAATGAGATGGAAAGAACCGGCGGCGAGCCGGATGTCGTGGGTCACGACAAGAAGACGGGCGAATACAGCTTCTATGATTGTTCAGAGGAAAGTCCCAAAGGTCGCAGAAGTGTCTGCTTCGACCGCGAGGGGCTGGAATCCAGGAAGGAAAACAGACCGGAAAACAGCGCCATGGACATGGCTGCTGCCATGGGCATCGAGCTCTTGTCGGAAGAGCAATATCGGGAGCTGCAGAAGCTTGGAGAGTTCGATGCGAAGACATCGAGCTGGGTGAAGACGCCTGCTGATATCAGGAAGCTCGGCGGTGCGCTCTTCTGCGATTTCCGCTACGGCAATGTCTTCGTGTATCACAACGGTGCACAGTCTTATTATGGCGCCAGGGCGTTCCGTGGCTCGCTACGGGTCTGA
- a CDS encoding WD40/YVTN/BNR-like repeat-containing protein, with product MTRTFSVCLWLLCASVAGAAPRGHREDPRETLRIQRWLSGVETFLRSRDVSHLTSVQRERRALHLRNLHAYRVAGRFPHNHVTCEPTPVFIDEHGTACAVGHLLLQGGAPELAHQIAREHLLARLPTLDSPALGQWARENGFTLEELALIQPTYRPEPRRICLEEAPMLFSFNRGAWQEMRGPGDSSRWDVDDSVAYPWFVDSEVRSPWLISSHGMTYQWDGRYFQPRPNVTFHEVLGAAALPLSPDEVLLALPADPGTPSPLPQGPRRRTGAEESEGGVQPELYSLWRERGAGTVFGVGRDGRIFQRTPYESWVALTTPSTQAPLLSIDGTGPENIWAVGGGGVALHFDGARWRRVETGTTEGLIAVRAVSPDTAWAVGTRGTALYFDGSAWQSIPTGVTGTLRAVAVRDNEVWLGGDNGLLLHSQGGAWRREDLVTPASITSFGTTSTHLFAATNAQVGCTAHFIVTAVQGSPVIRQTEHVLKSLRVYTAERYWKLLNGGTALLAALPLVLLPLGLLPFGRGRSWRKWLVWGTLALFPVNILAALALHSHVKQLVRFGGGITPDPVEVTRMQDWLLLEHDLSSVAIVHAEGSPPVASRDSVSEFIEAADSLTSPRDLELRERYARLIASGAQSPFVTTEAIHPVSFMR from the coding sequence ATGACGCGCACCTTCTCTGTCTGCCTCTGGCTGCTCTGCGCCTCGGTGGCCGGAGCAGCCCCCCGTGGCCACCGCGAGGACCCGCGTGAGACGCTCCGTATCCAGCGGTGGCTGTCGGGCGTGGAGACCTTCCTTCGCTCGCGGGACGTGTCGCACCTGACGTCCGTCCAGCGAGAGCGCCGGGCGCTGCACCTGCGCAACCTCCACGCGTATCGCGTGGCGGGCCGGTTCCCTCACAACCACGTCACCTGCGAGCCCACGCCGGTCTTCATCGACGAGCATGGCACCGCGTGCGCCGTGGGCCACCTCCTCCTCCAGGGCGGGGCACCGGAGCTGGCCCACCAGATTGCGAGAGAGCACCTGCTGGCGCGGCTGCCCACGCTCGACTCGCCGGCGCTGGGCCAGTGGGCCCGGGAGAACGGGTTCACCCTCGAGGAGCTCGCGCTCATCCAGCCCACCTATCGGCCCGAGCCCCGCCGTATCTGCCTGGAGGAGGCCCCCATGCTCTTCAGCTTCAACCGGGGAGCCTGGCAGGAGATGAGAGGGCCCGGCGACAGCAGCCGCTGGGACGTCGACGACAGCGTCGCGTACCCGTGGTTCGTCGACAGCGAAGTGCGCAGCCCCTGGCTCATCTCGAGCCATGGAATGACCTATCAATGGGATGGCCGCTACTTCCAACCCCGCCCGAATGTCACCTTCCACGAGGTCCTCGGCGCCGCCGCCCTGCCGCTCTCCCCGGACGAAGTGCTGCTCGCGCTCCCGGCGGATCCGGGGACGCCCTCCCCTCTCCCGCAGGGCCCTCGTCGACGGACCGGCGCGGAGGAGTCCGAAGGCGGCGTGCAGCCGGAGCTCTACTCGCTCTGGAGGGAGCGCGGCGCGGGGACGGTCTTCGGGGTGGGACGGGACGGGCGCATCTTCCAGCGGACTCCGTATGAAAGCTGGGTGGCCCTCACCACTCCGTCCACGCAGGCTCCGCTGCTGTCGATTGACGGCACTGGCCCGGAGAACATCTGGGCCGTCGGGGGAGGCGGCGTCGCGCTCCACTTCGATGGAGCCCGTTGGCGCCGGGTGGAGACGGGCACCACCGAGGGGCTCATCGCGGTGAGGGCCGTCTCGCCGGATACCGCGTGGGCCGTGGGGACCCGCGGCACCGCGCTCTACTTCGATGGGTCGGCCTGGCAGTCCATTCCCACGGGCGTCACGGGCACCCTCCGAGCGGTGGCCGTGCGGGACAACGAGGTGTGGTTGGGCGGAGACAACGGCCTCCTCCTCCACTCCCAGGGGGGCGCCTGGAGGCGGGAGGACCTGGTGACGCCAGCCTCCATCACCTCCTTCGGCACCACGAGCACCCACCTGTTCGCGGCCACGAACGCACAGGTGGGCTGCACGGCCCACTTCATCGTGACGGCGGTGCAAGGCTCCCCCGTCATCAGGCAGACCGAGCACGTGCTCAAGTCCCTGCGCGTCTACACGGCCGAGCGATACTGGAAGCTGCTCAACGGCGGTACGGCGTTGCTCGCCGCGCTGCCGCTGGTGCTGCTGCCCCTGGGGCTGCTGCCCTTCGGGCGGGGACGGTCCTGGCGCAAGTGGCTCGTCTGGGGCACCCTGGCGCTCTTCCCGGTGAACATCCTGGCGGCGCTGGCCCTCCACTCGCACGTCAAGCAGCTCGTCCGGTTCGGAGGGGGTATCACTCCCGACCCGGTCGAGGTGACGCGGATGCAGGACTGGCTCCTGCTGGAGCATGACCTGTCCAGCGTCGCCATCGTCCACGCAGAGGGTTCGCCCCCGGTGGCGTCGAGGGACAGCGTGTCGGAGTTCATCGAGGCCGCGGACAGCCTGACGAGCCCCCGCGACCTCGAGCTTCGTGAGCGCTACGCACGGCTCATCGCCTCGGGCGCCCAGTCTCCCTTCGTGACGACCGAGGCGATCCATCCCGTAAGCTTCATGAGGTAG
- a CDS encoding glycoside hydrolase family 43 protein: protein MKPLRRRATSAAVVLAVCLGGAVPARAAPPRPVFAPVNGFPDPSVVNNNDQFYGMATGSNVPSAQGNIATGPWTGEGPALNEKPSWATHSGMWAPDLERIGPNEWVLYFAAPVAGLDSGQRCIGAATGTSPLGPFTPVPGGPLVCPGRADTPTADDTVPNRPIATAGVIDPSGFKDNDGARYLLYKTQQLPSSLRIVRLNAAGTHVLGDATSRQLLRSDRIVENPVVVRHGGAYILFASRGPYNKCSYETIWMRAPSLAANAFNSVAQHPLITPGSTDGVCGPGGADIAAAIDTGQRIFFHGWLCGSSPCPSGFDAMSDPGGRRGMYVGVLGWNGGNDPVVNVFLSP from the coding sequence ATGAAGCCACTCCGCCGCCGTGCCACCAGCGCGGCCGTCGTCCTCGCCGTGTGCCTGGGAGGCGCCGTTCCCGCCCGGGCCGCTCCTCCGCGGCCGGTCTTCGCGCCCGTCAATGGCTTCCCCGACCCCTCCGTGGTCAACAACAACGATCAGTTCTACGGCATGGCGACCGGGAGCAACGTCCCCTCGGCCCAGGGCAACATCGCCACCGGCCCGTGGACGGGCGAGGGCCCGGCCCTCAATGAGAAACCCTCCTGGGCCACCCACAGTGGCATGTGGGCACCGGACCTCGAGCGCATCGGCCCGAACGAGTGGGTGCTATACTTCGCCGCCCCTGTCGCCGGGCTGGACAGCGGCCAGCGATGCATCGGAGCGGCCACCGGCACTTCGCCCCTGGGGCCGTTCACCCCGGTCCCCGGCGGACCGCTGGTGTGCCCGGGTCGGGCGGACACGCCCACGGCCGACGACACCGTCCCGAACCGCCCCATCGCGACCGCTGGCGTCATCGACCCCTCCGGCTTCAAGGACAACGATGGCGCCCGCTACCTGCTCTACAAGACGCAGCAGCTGCCGTCGTCCCTGCGCATCGTCCGGCTCAACGCGGCTGGCACCCATGTGCTCGGTGATGCCACCAGCCGGCAGCTGCTCCGCTCGGACCGCATCGTGGAGAACCCTGTCGTCGTGAGGCACGGCGGCGCCTACATCCTGTTCGCCTCGCGCGGCCCGTACAACAAGTGCAGCTATGAGACCATCTGGATGCGGGCGCCCAGCCTGGCCGCCAATGCCTTCAACAGCGTTGCCCAGCACCCGCTCATCACGCCTGGAAGCACGGATGGCGTGTGCGGCCCCGGTGGCGCGGACATCGCGGCGGCAATCGACACCGGGCAGCGCATCTTCTTCCACGGCTGGCTGTGCGGCAGCAGCCCCTGCCCGTCCGGCTTCGACGCGATGTCCGACCCCGGAGGCCGCCGGGGCATGTACGTGGGTGTGCTGGGCTGGAACGGCGGCAACGACCCAGTCGTCAACGTGTTCCTGAGCCCGTGA
- a CDS encoding carboxypeptidase-like regulatory domain-containing protein, protein MRYGLVAGGVLLLLLALLGVALSPGGFDGSSASAQARAAGTGSSASALDPMAHGSAVLHGQVQDARGGPVADARVLAFEEGPEETQEGLEQRVASGLLEAPARATATTGPDGAFALRVPEGRYHLLAEVQGRPAALALAVEPGPSEVFLVVADGERLKGRVVDAVGGVARARVTVMSLAPVRPLREVETDETGAFEVEGLPAQARYGVWARAEAHGERVLVVPASRPATVPLPCALRVEGRVLERGVAAPGARVRLRAGDLEAQADKAGRFVLEEVDCGRAELYAESATGVGQRVLEALSEDTSGLDLELEAAGGLLVRVVSASSGRELAGASVQSPASPEARWREEGAGHFRAVPLLPGSHSLIVRAPGHGAVQRTVTVDAGPETKVEIALQSESVLAGRVLGPEGLGLEGARIQLTGAGRSGAAEQRTGADGRFEVRELTGDTYALRVERPGYLSVTRELRLPRTEPLELTLFPAAALDVKVQGARGAPVEAASVSLSLVGEGRGETVREEEVDAQGRVHFGGLVPGSYIVQARAPGHITSAPLPVEAWTEDAAPITLVLREGLTLSGRVRDDRGMPVNEAEVGVLEEGTAVSSARTDAEGRFTLSGLVPGRLRLRVEKFGHRTRDAEVLVPASSVELLLEGPGAGD, encoded by the coding sequence ATGCGGTATGGGCTCGTTGCGGGAGGCGTATTGCTCCTGTTGCTGGCGCTCCTCGGGGTCGCCCTCTCACCTGGCGGCTTCGATGGAAGCAGCGCGTCCGCGCAGGCACGGGCCGCCGGCACCGGTTCGAGCGCCTCGGCGCTGGACCCGATGGCCCACGGGAGTGCCGTGCTGCACGGTCAGGTCCAGGACGCGCGGGGAGGGCCCGTGGCCGACGCCCGGGTGCTCGCCTTCGAGGAGGGGCCCGAGGAGACGCAGGAGGGACTGGAGCAGCGCGTGGCCTCGGGACTGCTGGAGGCGCCCGCGCGGGCCACCGCCACCACGGGCCCGGACGGAGCCTTCGCGCTGCGAGTCCCTGAGGGCCGCTACCACCTGCTGGCCGAGGTGCAGGGCCGCCCCGCCGCGCTCGCCCTGGCGGTGGAGCCGGGGCCTTCCGAGGTGTTCCTGGTGGTGGCGGACGGTGAGCGCCTGAAGGGCCGGGTGGTGGATGCGGTGGGCGGGGTGGCCCGGGCCCGCGTCACCGTGATGAGCCTGGCGCCCGTGCGGCCCCTGCGGGAGGTGGAGACCGACGAGACCGGCGCCTTCGAGGTGGAAGGGCTGCCCGCCCAGGCGCGCTATGGCGTGTGGGCCCGCGCGGAGGCGCACGGCGAGCGGGTGCTCGTCGTACCCGCGTCCCGGCCCGCCACCGTGCCGCTGCCCTGTGCGCTGCGCGTGGAGGGGCGCGTGCTCGAGCGCGGCGTCGCCGCGCCGGGGGCGCGGGTGAGGTTGCGCGCGGGAGACCTGGAAGCCCAGGCCGACAAGGCGGGGCGCTTCGTGCTGGAGGAGGTCGACTGTGGACGCGCCGAGCTGTACGCGGAGAGCGCCACGGGCGTGGGCCAGCGGGTGCTCGAGGCGCTGAGCGAGGACACGTCGGGGCTCGACCTCGAGCTGGAGGCGGCGGGTGGGCTCCTCGTGCGGGTGGTCTCGGCCTCGTCGGGACGGGAGCTTGCGGGCGCGAGCGTCCAGTCTCCCGCCTCACCGGAGGCGCGCTGGCGCGAGGAGGGGGCGGGCCACTTCCGGGCCGTGCCCCTGCTGCCGGGCTCCCACTCCCTCATCGTCCGTGCGCCGGGCCATGGGGCCGTGCAGCGGACCGTCACCGTGGACGCCGGGCCCGAGACGAAGGTCGAGATTGCGCTCCAGTCGGAGAGCGTGCTGGCGGGGCGGGTCCTGGGCCCCGAGGGGCTCGGGCTGGAGGGAGCGCGCATCCAGCTCACGGGGGCCGGACGCAGCGGGGCGGCGGAGCAGCGCACGGGCGCCGATGGGCGTTTCGAGGTACGTGAGCTCACGGGAGACACCTATGCCCTGCGCGTCGAGCGCCCGGGGTACCTCTCCGTGACGCGCGAGCTGAGGCTGCCACGGACCGAGCCGCTGGAGCTGACCCTGTTTCCCGCGGCGGCGCTGGACGTGAAGGTGCAAGGCGCGCGGGGAGCGCCCGTGGAGGCGGCGTCCGTCTCCCTCTCCCTGGTGGGAGAGGGGCGCGGCGAGACGGTGCGGGAGGAGGAAGTGGACGCTCAGGGCCGCGTCCACTTCGGGGGGCTCGTTCCGGGCAGCTACATCGTGCAGGCGCGTGCGCCCGGCCACATCACGTCAGCGCCCCTCCCGGTGGAGGCGTGGACCGAGGACGCCGCGCCCATCACCCTGGTGCTGCGCGAGGGCCTCACGCTGTCCGGCCGCGTCCGCGATGACCGGGGCATGCCGGTGAACGAGGCGGAGGTGGGCGTCCTGGAGGAGGGCACGGCCGTGAGCAGCGCCCGCACGGATGCCGAAGGCCGCTTCACCCTGTCGGGCCTCGTCCCGGGACGCCTCCGGCTGCGCGTGGAGAAGTTCGGCCATCGGACGCGGGACGCGGAGGTGCTGGTGCCCGCGTCGAGCGTGGAGCTGCTGCTCGAGGGCCCCGGGGCAGGGGACTGA